The following coding sequences are from one Megamonas funiformis window:
- a CDS encoding DUF305 domain-containing protein encodes MKKIILAITCASIISSVNSFGVANAHYHDYHGHHDMNINTQTNRLNFDPLINNEIVDSMHMPMMNEEFVQSGNVDKDFIANMIPHHQGAIDSAKLILEYGSNEEVKAIARNIIKTQTKEIEDFNELLANGDFSNSNLSEKAYAEFVAKEKENMAEMMNKMIAVTRTRDKKTADYTFVLAMKYHHEGALEASKQILAYTKNPQIRKIAKNIIKDQAKEIKQFDKLIEQGL; translated from the coding sequence ATGAAAAAAATAATTTTAGCTATAACTTGTGCGTCAATTATTAGTAGTGTAAATAGTTTTGGTGTGGCAAATGCACATTATCACGATTATCATGGACATCATGATATGAATATAAATACGCAGACAAATCGTCTAAATTTTGACCCATTAATCAATAATGAAATTGTAGATAGTATGCATATGCCGATGATGAATGAAGAATTTGTACAAAGTGGCAATGTGGATAAAGATTTTATCGCTAATATGATACCACATCATCAAGGTGCAATAGATTCTGCAAAATTAATTTTAGAATATGGCAGTAATGAAGAAGTAAAAGCAATAGCTCGTAATATTATAAAGACACAGACAAAAGAAATTGAAGATTTCAATGAGCTTTTAGCTAATGGAGATTTTAGCAATAGTAATTTAAGTGAAAAAGCTTATGCTGAATTTGTGGCTAAAGAAAAAGAAAATATGGCGGAAATGATGAATAAAATGATTGCTGTAACTAGAACTCGCGATAAAAAAACAGCAGATTATACTTTTGTTTTGGCAATGAAATATCATCATGAAGGTGCGCTAGAAGCTAGTAAACAGATTTTAGCATATACAAAAAATCCGCAAATAAGAAAAATTGCTAAAAATATCATTAAAGACCAAGCAAAAGAAATAAAACAATTTGATAAATTAATAGAGCAAGGTTTATAA
- a CDS encoding glycoside-pentoside-hexuronide (GPH):cation symporter — translation MSGNNGNKLMQRISYACGTFGHDIFYMMVSTYFIMFITSNLFNTEDQSHNEYMIGIIMTVILVIRVAELFIDPFIGNTIDKTNTRWGRFKPWVIVGGFVAALSLAILFTDLGGLTTSNPLLYLIIFAILYLVMDIFYSAKDVAIWSMVPAMSFDSKEREITATFARIGSVFGAQLVTVMVIPIVLFFSKDANGGVGDANGWLAFALIGGGVSLLGAVILGLGTKEQASALRENKKETTFKEVFSILGKNDQLMWIAITFLIFCFGQDLVNSFQMYYFAYILGDSTYLSFLGIINVIIGLLAVALFPVLTTKFKRRNLFFYSVVIMIIALIIYAFAGTNSVLVLIAAGLFNLPQPLVFLVVLMTITDTVEYGQLKIGHRDESLILSIRPLVNKLSGAVTSAIVGFTAVWVGMSGKATADSITDSNKMMFELIMFAVPIVFMLIATLLYKTKVTLTEEKHAEIVKELERTWKDISK, via the coding sequence ATGTCAGGTAATAATGGTAATAAACTTATGCAACGCATATCATATGCTTGCGGTACTTTCGGACATGATATCTTCTATATGATGGTTAGCACATACTTTATCATGTTCATCACAAGTAATCTTTTCAACACAGAAGATCAAAGTCATAATGAATACATGATCGGTATCATCATGACAGTAATCCTTGTAATTCGTGTAGCAGAACTTTTCATTGACCCATTCATTGGTAACACTATCGATAAAACAAACACTAGATGGGGTAGATTTAAACCATGGGTTATCGTTGGTGGTTTCGTAGCAGCTTTAAGCTTAGCAATTTTGTTCACTGACTTAGGTGGTTTAACAACATCTAATCCATTACTCTACTTAATTATCTTTGCTATTTTATACTTAGTAATGGATATCTTCTATTCAGCAAAAGACGTTGCTATTTGGTCCATGGTTCCAGCAATGTCCTTCGACTCTAAAGAACGTGAAATTACAGCAACATTTGCTCGTATTGGTTCCGTATTTGGTGCTCAGCTCGTAACAGTAATGGTTATTCCTATCGTATTATTCTTCTCCAAAGACGCTAACGGCGGTGTTGGTGATGCTAATGGTTGGTTAGCTTTCGCTTTAATCGGTGGCGGTGTATCCTTATTAGGTGCTGTTATCCTTGGTCTTGGTACAAAAGAACAAGCTTCCGCTCTTCGTGAAAACAAAAAAGAAACAACTTTCAAAGAAGTATTCTCTATCTTAGGTAAAAATGACCAGTTAATGTGGATCGCTATTACATTCCTTATCTTCTGCTTCGGTCAGGACTTAGTAAACTCCTTCCAGATGTACTATTTCGCTTACATTTTAGGTGATTCCACTTATTTATCCTTCTTAGGTATTATCAACGTTATCATTGGTTTATTAGCAGTTGCTTTATTCCCTGTATTAACAACTAAATTCAAAAGAAGAAACTTATTCTTCTATTCTGTCGTAATCATGATCATTGCATTGATCATCTATGCTTTCGCTGGTACAAACTCTGTATTAGTATTAATTGCAGCTGGTTTATTCAACTTACCACAGCCACTTGTATTCTTAGTAGTATTAATGACAATCACAGATACTGTTGAATATGGTCAGTTAAAAATTGGTCACCGTGATGAATCCCTTATTCTTTCCATCAGACCATTAGTTAACAAATTATCCGGTGCTGTAACAAGTGCTATCGTTGGTTTCACAGCTGTTTGGGTTGGTATGTCTGGTAAAGCTACAGCTGATAGCATTACTGATAGCAATAAAATGATGTTCGAATTAATCATGTTTGCTGTGCCAATCGTATTCATGCTCATCGCAACATTACTTTACAAAACAAAAGTTACTCTTACTGAAGAAAAACATGCTGAAATCGTTAAAGAACTTGAACGTACTTGGAAAGATATCAGTAAATAA
- a CDS encoding carbon-nitrogen hydrolase family protein — protein MLNILQLQIKVLSSKEQTLNYIEAYLKKFLHLQPDIVTLPEMFNCPYNNKSFPLYAEFEGDITYKFCQNLAKKYNIYLSAGSIPEKDAQNHLFNTAYVFDNNGNCIAKHRKMHLFDIDVKNSQHFKESDTLSAGNNITVFDTKWGKMGLCICYDFRFPELARLMVDLGAKIILVPAAFNMTTGPLHWELLFQSRAVDNQVFTIGTAPARNLNASYHSYGHSIIVSPWGKILNQADFEETALFTTINLNEINLVREQIPLLRHRRLDIYELTQK, from the coding sequence ATGCTTAATATTTTACAATTACAAATAAAAGTCTTATCTTCAAAGGAACAAACATTAAATTACATTGAAGCTTATCTCAAAAAATTTCTTCATCTTCAGCCTGATATTGTAACCTTACCAGAAATGTTTAACTGCCCTTATAATAATAAATCTTTTCCTTTATATGCTGAATTCGAAGGAGATATTACTTACAAATTTTGTCAAAATCTAGCTAAAAAATACAATATCTATTTAAGTGCAGGCTCCATTCCTGAAAAAGATGCCCAAAATCATTTATTTAATACAGCTTATGTTTTTGATAATAATGGTAATTGCATCGCTAAGCATCGCAAAATGCATTTATTCGATATTGATGTGAAAAATAGTCAACACTTTAAAGAATCAGATACTTTATCTGCTGGCAATAATATCACTGTTTTTGATACAAAATGGGGCAAAATGGGATTGTGCATTTGTTATGATTTCCGCTTCCCTGAACTCGCTCGATTAATGGTAGATTTAGGAGCAAAAATTATCCTTGTTCCCGCTGCTTTCAATATGACCACAGGCCCACTTCATTGGGAATTATTATTCCAAAGTCGTGCTGTAGATAATCAAGTATTCACCATTGGTACAGCTCCTGCTAGAAATTTAAATGCTTCTTATCATTCTTATGGTCATAGCATTATTGTTTCACCATGGGGAAAAATTTTAAATCAAGCAGATTTTGAAGAAACAGCTTTATTTACAACTATAAATTTAAATGAAATTAATCTCGTTCGTGAACAGATACCACTTTTAAGACATCGTCGTTTAGATATCTATGAATTAACACAAAAATAA
- a CDS encoding flavodoxin family protein, which produces MKKWLIVYSSVTGNTKQIAEVIYDGFGEDMANIFAIRDEFNLEDYDNIAVGYWLTRGEPDKMVQELLKKLNNKTVILFQTQGAELNSEHSITAFARAASYLGENCKVLGTFASQGKINPAMLERRKNADKNDPHAATPRNLERWQKASIHPNEEDFSRAKEFVKSMQRKIALREKYLNMKK; this is translated from the coding sequence ATGAAAAAATGGTTGATAGTTTATTCTAGTGTAACTGGAAATACAAAACAAATAGCAGAGGTTATTTATGATGGTTTTGGTGAAGATATGGCAAATATTTTTGCTATACGAGATGAATTTAATCTTGAGGATTATGATAATATTGCTGTAGGATATTGGCTTACTCGTGGCGAACCAGATAAAATGGTACAGGAATTATTGAAAAAATTAAATAATAAAACAGTAATTTTATTTCAAACACAAGGTGCAGAATTAAATAGTGAACATTCTATAACTGCTTTTGCTAGAGCTGCTAGTTATTTAGGAGAAAATTGCAAAGTATTGGGAACTTTTGCCAGCCAAGGAAAAATAAATCCAGCAATGCTAGAAAGGCGTAAAAATGCTGATAAAAATGATCCTCATGCAGCGACACCTCGTAATCTTGAACGTTGGCAAAAAGCTTCAATTCATCCTAATGAAGAAGATTTTTCTCGAGCAAAAGAATTTGTTAAGTCTATGCAACGAAAAATAGCTTTGAGAGAAAAATATTTAAATATGAAAAAATAA
- a CDS encoding YeiH family protein — translation MLLIKDRFQGVFLCFVLALPAYFLGKEFEIIGGPVFAILLGMLLSKFVREKDILKSGITFTSKKVLQYAVILLGFGLNLSTVIAVGATSLPIIISTIATSLITAYIIFKLINIPAKSSILIGVGSSICGGSAIAATAPVIDANHKEIAQAISVIFLFNIIAALIFPTLGNFLGLSDHGFAIFAGTAVNDTSSVTAAASSWDSMHNTGTEVLTGATIVKLTRTLAIIPITLVLGFYQAKKASGQNKASIKSAFPMFILYFIIASIITTFLNYFMDRNIFSAEISSAILSFFALMKFFSKYFIIMAMGAIGLHTDIVDLIKNGGRPIIMGFCCWIAIACVSLLVQHLLGLW, via the coding sequence ATGTTATTAATTAAAGACCGCTTTCAAGGAGTATTTCTTTGTTTCGTCTTAGCCTTACCTGCTTATTTTTTAGGTAAAGAATTTGAAATCATTGGCGGTCCTGTTTTTGCCATTTTACTTGGTATGCTATTATCAAAATTTGTTCGCGAAAAAGATATCTTAAAAAGTGGTATTACATTTACTTCTAAAAAAGTTTTACAATATGCTGTTATTTTATTGGGATTTGGTCTAAACTTAAGCACTGTTATCGCTGTAGGTGCTACATCTTTGCCAATCATCATTTCTACAATTGCCACTTCATTAATTACAGCCTACATAATTTTTAAATTAATCAATATTCCTGCTAAATCTTCTATCTTAATCGGTGTAGGTTCTTCTATTTGTGGTGGTTCTGCAATCGCTGCAACAGCACCTGTCATTGATGCTAATCATAAAGAAATAGCTCAAGCCATATCTGTTATCTTCTTATTTAATATCATCGCTGCTTTAATTTTCCCTACTTTGGGTAATTTTTTAGGTTTATCTGATCATGGTTTTGCTATCTTTGCAGGTACTGCGGTCAATGATACTTCTTCTGTTACAGCAGCAGCTTCTTCTTGGGATAGCATGCATAATACTGGTACAGAAGTTTTAACTGGTGCTACTATCGTAAAACTCACTAGAACACTTGCTATTATTCCTATCACATTAGTTTTAGGCTTTTATCAAGCAAAAAAAGCTTCTGGTCAAAATAAAGCTAGTATAAAATCTGCATTTCCAATGTTTATTTTATATTTCATCATTGCTTCTATTATTACTACTTTCTTAAATTATTTTATGGACAGAAATATTTTTTCTGCTGAAATATCTTCTGCTATTTTATCTTTCTTTGCTTTAATGAAATTTTTCAGTAAATATTTCATCATCATGGCAATGGGCGCTATTGGTCTTCATACTGATATCGTTGATTTAATAAAAAATGGTGGTCGTCCTATCATCATGGGCTTTTGCTGTTGGATAGCTATTGCTTGCGTCAGCTTATTAGTTCAACATCTTTTAGGTTTGTGGTAA
- the prmA gene encoding 50S ribosomal protein L11 methyltransferase yields MKWAEISIQTSHEATEAVAEIFHELGASGVLIEDPELVNTYIHSGAWDYTDIPLAEETEVVTVKAWLPTDEDLPSKLEQLRLHIDEMSQFLDKGSGVINCSEIQDEDWANNWKQFFHPERIGEKIVVKPSWEEYTPLDNDIVIELDPGMAFGTGTHATTSMCIQLLEEYVKPEMKVFDVGTGSGILAIAASKLGAKDIEAADYDNVAVDVARENIEKNHECENIKIFQSDLLKNMNGKADLIIANIIADIIIRMFNDVDNYLNQHGAILTSGIIADRIADVTKAAEEHGFMVEKMNEKAGWAAIIFRRKEDMQ; encoded by the coding sequence GTGAAATGGGCTGAAATTAGCATTCAAACTTCACATGAGGCTACTGAAGCTGTAGCAGAGATTTTTCATGAACTTGGAGCATCTGGTGTATTAATTGAAGACCCAGAACTTGTGAATACTTATATTCATTCTGGAGCTTGGGATTATACAGATATACCGCTTGCTGAAGAAACAGAAGTTGTTACAGTGAAAGCATGGCTTCCTACTGATGAGGATTTACCAAGTAAATTAGAACAGTTGCGTTTGCATATTGATGAAATGAGCCAATTTTTAGATAAGGGTTCAGGCGTGATTAATTGCAGTGAAATCCAAGATGAAGATTGGGCTAATAATTGGAAGCAATTTTTCCATCCAGAACGCATTGGTGAAAAAATTGTAGTAAAGCCATCTTGGGAAGAATACACTCCATTAGATAATGATATAGTAATTGAATTAGACCCTGGTATGGCATTTGGTACAGGTACACATGCTACAACATCTATGTGCATTCAATTATTAGAAGAATATGTAAAACCAGAAATGAAAGTTTTCGATGTTGGTACAGGTAGTGGTATTTTAGCAATTGCTGCTTCCAAATTAGGAGCAAAAGATATCGAGGCTGCAGATTATGATAATGTGGCAGTTGATGTTGCCAGAGAAAACATCGAAAAAAATCATGAATGTGAAAATATTAAGATTTTCCAAAGCGATTTATTAAAAAATATGAATGGCAAAGCTGACTTAATCATAGCTAATATTATAGCAGACATTATTATTCGCATGTTTAATGATGTGGATAATTATTTAAATCAGCATGGTGCTATTTTGACAAGTGGTATAATTGCTGACCGTATAGCAGATGTTACTAAAGCTGCTGAAGAACATGGCTTTATGGTAGAAAAAATGAATGAAAAAGCTGGTTGGGCTGCAATTATTTTCCGTCGTAAGGAAGATATGCAATGA
- a CDS encoding AAA family ATPase, translated as MNSNTVITISRQYGCGGRELAEILAKKLNVKLYDRQIVHIAAAKLGINDLSEQDLLDLENTVHPLTLTFMPFHSFGTRMGESSRGMFLSEASVVRKLANDGPCVILGRCADYVLEDMSNHFSIFVCANDEYREKRGKEVYEGKTLKELDAENEKRARYYNYYTGKKWGEASNYDLIVNTSNAPLDKIADAIIEYINTVK; from the coding sequence ATGAACTCAAATACAGTAATTACAATAAGTAGACAGTATGGTTGCGGTGGTCGTGAATTAGCTGAGATTTTAGCTAAAAAATTAAATGTAAAATTGTACGATAGACAAATTGTGCATATCGCAGCAGCTAAATTAGGTATTAATGATTTATCTGAACAAGATTTATTGGATTTAGAAAATACTGTTCATCCATTGACATTGACATTCATGCCATTCCATTCTTTTGGTACTCGCATGGGTGAATCTAGTAGAGGCATGTTCTTATCTGAAGCTAGTGTAGTAAGAAAACTTGCTAATGATGGACCATGTGTTATCTTAGGTCGTTGCGCTGATTATGTATTAGAAGATATGTCAAATCATTTCTCTATCTTTGTTTGTGCAAATGATGAATATAGAGAAAAAAGAGGTAAAGAAGTTTACGAAGGTAAAACTTTAAAAGAATTGGACGCAGAAAACGAAAAAAGAGCTAGATATTACAATTATTACACAGGTAAAAAATGGGGCGAAGCTTCTAACTATGATTTAATTGTAAATACTAGCAATGCTCCTTTAGATAAAATAGCTGATGCTATCATCGAATATATTAACACAGTTAAATAA
- the hcp gene encoding hydroxylamine reductase, with translation MENKMFCFQCQETAQCTGCTRVGVCGKSATTATLQDLLIYATKGLCEITTKLRQEKQDISRKLNQFICENLFITITNANFDDEIIIKRITDTLNYKQELFAKLQNKDNLSPVALWTTDDENTYLVKGATIGVLATENEDIRSLRELITYGLKGMAAYNKHANALGKFNDEIDSFLQATLAKTVDDNLSGEELTALALETGAFGVKVMALLDEANTSRYGNPEITSVDIGVRNNPAILISGHDLRDLEMLLEQTQGTGVDVYTHSEMLPAHYYPFFKKYKNFAGNYGNAWWKQKEEFLSFNGPILLTTNCLVPPKAEYKDRIYTTGVVGFAGCKHIPGEIGETKDFSAIIEHAKKCPPPTQIETGSIVGGFAHNQVLALADKVVEAVKSGAIKKFVVMAGCDGRQLARNYYTDFAKALPQDTVILTAGCAKYKYNKLNLGDIGGIPRVLDAGQCNDSYSLALIALKLKEVFGLDDINELPIAYNIAWYEQKAVIVLLALLYLGVKNIKLGPTFPAFLSPNVAKVLVDNFGISGINSVEEDIKSLI, from the coding sequence ATGGAAAATAAAATGTTTTGCTTTCAATGTCAAGAAACAGCTCAATGCACAGGCTGTACTCGTGTAGGTGTTTGTGGAAAATCCGCCACTACTGCTACACTGCAAGATTTATTAATTTATGCAACTAAAGGTCTTTGCGAAATCACTACTAAACTTCGTCAAGAAAAACAAGATATCAGTCGTAAATTAAATCAATTTATCTGTGAAAATCTTTTTATCACTATCACTAACGCTAATTTTGATGATGAAATTATCATTAAACGCATCACAGACACTTTAAATTATAAACAAGAATTATTTGCAAAATTGCAAAATAAAGATAATTTATCCCCTGTAGCTCTTTGGACTACTGATGATGAAAATACTTACCTTGTAAAAGGTGCTACTATCGGTGTTTTAGCTACTGAAAATGAAGATATTCGCAGTCTTCGTGAATTAATCACTTATGGTTTAAAAGGTATGGCAGCATATAATAAACATGCAAATGCCCTTGGTAAATTTAATGATGAAATTGACTCATTTTTACAAGCTACTTTAGCTAAAACTGTTGATGATAATTTATCTGGAGAAGAATTAACAGCTCTTGCTTTAGAAACCGGTGCTTTCGGTGTAAAAGTCATGGCACTTTTAGATGAAGCTAATACTTCTCGCTATGGAAATCCAGAAATCACATCTGTAGATATCGGTGTTCGCAATAATCCAGCAATTTTGATTTCTGGTCATGATTTACGCGATTTAGAAATGCTTCTTGAACAAACTCAAGGAACTGGTGTTGATGTATATACACATAGCGAAATGCTTCCTGCACATTACTATCCATTCTTTAAAAAGTATAAAAACTTCGCAGGCAACTATGGTAATGCTTGGTGGAAACAAAAAGAAGAATTTTTATCCTTCAACGGCCCTATTTTATTGACTACTAACTGCCTCGTACCACCAAAAGCTGAATATAAAGATAGAATTTATACTACAGGTGTTGTTGGCTTTGCAGGCTGTAAACATATCCCTGGAGAAATCGGCGAAACTAAAGATTTCTCTGCTATTATTGAACATGCCAAAAAATGCCCACCACCAACACAAATTGAAACAGGCTCTATCGTAGGTGGTTTTGCTCATAATCAAGTCTTAGCTCTTGCTGATAAAGTAGTTGAAGCTGTAAAATCTGGTGCTATCAAAAAATTTGTAGTTATGGCAGGCTGTGATGGTCGTCAATTAGCTAGAAATTATTATACTGACTTTGCTAAAGCACTTCCTCAAGATACAGTTATCTTAACTGCTGGCTGTGCAAAATATAAATATAATAAATTAAATCTAGGCGATATCGGTGGTATTCCTCGCGTTTTAGATGCTGGTCAATGTAATGACAGTTATTCACTCGCTTTGATTGCTTTAAAACTTAAAGAAGTATTTGGCTTAGATGATATCAATGAATTACCAATTGCTTATAATATCGCATGGTATGAACAAAAAGCTGTTATCGTTCTTTTAGCACTTCTTTATCTTGGTGTAAAAAATATAAAACTTGGCCCTACATTTCCAGCTTTCTTATCTCCAAATGTAGCTAAAGTTCTTGTGGATAACTTCGGTATTTCTGGTATCAATAGTGTAGAAGAAGATATTAAATCTCTTATCTAA
- a CDS encoding 16S rRNA (uracil(1498)-N(3))-methyltransferase has translation MRRLFIDECLSEDITIKGDDAKHLLYAMRVRPEQVFTIVDRESKVAQAKVISCTSDTVQLKLLQYIEDADTEAPIEVVVAQCLPKGDKMEFIVQKAVELGASSVVPVVSRHCVVKYDDKKKLARQQKWQKIADEAVKQCGRTIKPTVEAIVSLEQLAKDYADYTRFICYEAEDEQSFKEMLQSADSKKYLILIGPEGGFAPEEVQLCKDAGFKSISMGKRILRAETASIAALTIVMYEKGDLGGIY, from the coding sequence ATGAGACGTTTATTTATAGATGAATGTCTAAGTGAAGATATCACGATTAAAGGCGATGATGCAAAACATCTTCTTTATGCTATGAGAGTAAGACCTGAGCAAGTTTTTACTATTGTTGATAGAGAAAGTAAAGTAGCACAAGCAAAAGTAATCTCTTGTACGAGTGATACAGTGCAATTAAAATTATTGCAGTATATAGAAGATGCTGATACAGAAGCACCTATAGAAGTAGTCGTTGCACAATGTTTACCTAAAGGCGATAAAATGGAATTTATCGTGCAAAAAGCGGTGGAATTAGGAGCATCAAGTGTTGTTCCTGTAGTTAGCCGTCATTGTGTAGTGAAATATGATGATAAGAAAAAATTAGCTCGTCAACAAAAATGGCAGAAAATCGCTGATGAAGCAGTAAAACAGTGCGGTAGAACAATAAAGCCGACAGTTGAAGCTATTGTGAGTTTAGAGCAATTAGCAAAAGATTATGCGGATTATACTCGTTTTATTTGCTATGAAGCAGAAGATGAGCAAAGCTTTAAAGAGATGTTACAATCAGCGGATAGTAAAAAGTATCTTATCTTGATTGGTCCTGAAGGTGGTTTTGCTCCAGAAGAAGTGCAATTATGCAAAGATGCTGGATTTAAAAGTATATCTATGGGAAAACGTATTTTGCGAGCTGAAACTGCATCAATTGCAGCACTTACTATCGTCATGTATGAAAAAGGCGATTTAGGTGGCATTTATTAA
- a CDS encoding glycoside-pentoside-hexuronide (GPH):cation symporter, with amino-acid sequence MSRFLSRVAYACGTFGHDFFYAMIGTYFMIFVTSNLFNTDDTSYNEYMIGLVTTVILVIRVAELFIDPFIGNTIDKTKTRWGKFKPWVLSGAVIAAVTLAILFTDIGGLAETSPIMYLIVFAILYIIMDIFYSAKDVAIWSMIPALSFDSREREITATYARIGSVFGGQLVTIIVIPIVLAFSENSNGGAGDATGWFAFAAIGGLIATVGAIILGIGTKEHDSALRENKTDTSFGQVFSVLMKNDQLLWIAFAYLIFGLGQNLINNFNLYYFIYVLGDSSQFSFLGVINVIIGLMAVALFPSLTKKFSRRNLFFYSIAIMLIAVVIYYFAGQNVYLTLLGAGLFALPQPLIFLVVLMTITDTVEYGQLKLGHRDEALVLCVRPLIDKLGGAITSAIVGFTAVWVGMSGNKVTAESITPDNLLNFQIIMFAIPFILLIIATFIYKAKVKLTEEKHAEIVRELERTWGKDNK; translated from the coding sequence ATGTCAAGATTTTTATCACGTGTGGCATATGCGTGCGGTACCTTTGGGCATGACTTTTTCTATGCAATGATTGGTACTTATTTTATGATTTTCGTAACAAGTAATTTATTTAATACAGATGATACAAGTTATAATGAATATATGATCGGTCTTGTAACAACAGTTATTCTTGTTATTCGTGTTGCGGAACTTTTCATTGACCCATTTATTGGTAATACTATCGATAAAACAAAAACTAGATGGGGTAAATTTAAACCTTGGGTTCTTTCTGGTGCAGTTATTGCCGCAGTTACTTTAGCTATCTTATTCACAGATATTGGCGGTTTAGCTGAAACAAGCCCTATAATGTACTTAATTGTTTTCGCTATCTTATATATAATTATGGATATTTTCTATTCAGCAAAAGACGTTGCTATTTGGTCCATGATACCAGCACTTTCTTTTGATTCTCGTGAACGTGAAATTACAGCTACTTATGCACGTATTGGTTCTGTATTCGGTGGTCAGCTCGTAACTATCATTGTTATTCCAATTGTTTTAGCTTTCTCTGAAAATAGCAATGGTGGTGCAGGTGATGCTACAGGTTGGTTCGCATTTGCTGCAATTGGTGGTTTAATTGCTACTGTAGGTGCTATCATTCTTGGTATTGGTACAAAAGAACATGACTCTGCGCTTCGTGAAAACAAAACAGATACATCTTTTGGACAAGTTTTCTCTGTATTAATGAAAAATGACCAGCTCTTATGGATTGCATTTGCTTATCTTATCTTTGGTTTAGGTCAAAACCTTATCAATAACTTCAACCTTTACTATTTCATTTATGTATTAGGTGATTCTTCTCAGTTTTCCTTCTTAGGTGTAATCAACGTTATCATTGGTTTAATGGCAGTTGCTTTATTCCCATCATTAACTAAAAAATTCAGCAGACGTAATTTATTCTTCTATTCTATCGCTATTATGTTAATTGCAGTAGTTATTTACTACTTTGCAGGTCAAAATGTATATTTAACATTACTTGGTGCTGGTTTATTTGCATTACCACAGCCACTTATCTTCCTTGTTGTATTAATGACAATTACAGATACTGTTGAATATGGTCAATTAAAACTTGGTCATCGTGATGAAGCACTCGTACTTTGTGTACGTCCTTTAATCGATAAATTAGGCGGTGCTATCACATCTGCTATCGTAGGCTTCACAGCTGTTTGGGTTGGTATGTCTGGTAATAAAGTTACAGCAGAAAGCATAACTCCTGATAATTTACTCAACTTCCAAATTATCATGTTTGCAATTCCATTTATCTTACTCATCATTGCAACATTCATTTACAAAGCTAAAGTTAAATTAACAGAAGAAAAACATGCTGAAATTGTTAGAGAACTTGAACGTACTTGGGGTAAAGATAATAAATAA